From the genome of Plectropomus leopardus isolate mb chromosome 13, YSFRI_Pleo_2.0, whole genome shotgun sequence, one region includes:
- the trim47 gene encoding E3 ubiquitin-protein ligase TRIM47: protein MATAGAAGDDLRKELTCAICLDFFKDPVILKCGHNFCRFCICMHWDENGGDYGYQCPQCRTVFNKKTFTKNYLVQNLVAKLDDLDCLGSCPAPSKPVKVDGKCEQHGEELKLYCQTDKRPICVVCRESRAHRHHEVAPVPEVVNDMKMELKLRLMELNWQKSQCVKVITADERTRSEVRLKKQRLKEKIEADVGALVQFLLDERDSLLESLDAEEVATMAVIDENLKIVETEVSAVDKAIADIHSHISGKSSFESLAETFNEVIHCKPFTSLDTVNCATEFTDFSGPFQLIMWKKMMHVLHTMPQNLTLDPDTAHPNLLISDFDTKVEEGRVRNQEPDLPARFNRFCGVLATAQYASGQHYWEVDVRDKGVWYLGVTTECSNRKGFVSLTPSAGYWSLCLQDRLYANGEDGRIPVADYWNSPRVGVYLDYDNGRLSFYDAVTMKRLYMFDTCFEEPVYPFFSPGKNDPGSRLQICHYY from the exons ATGGCTACTGCTGGAGCAGCTGGAGACGACCTGAGGAAAGAGCTCACATGTGCGATTTGTTTGGACTTCTTTAAAGACCCCGTCATACTGAAGTGCGGGCACAATTTCTGTCGTTTTTGTATCTGCATGCACTGGGATGAAAATGGCGGAGACTACGGTTACCAGTGTCCTCAGTGCCGAACC GTGTTCAACAAGAAGACCTTCACCAAAAACTACCTGGTGCAGAACCTGGTGGCCAAACTGGACGATCTGGACTGTCTGGGCTCTTGTCCTGCACCCTCTAAGCCCGTTAAAGTAGATGGAAAGTGTGAGCAACACGGAGAAGAGCTGAAATTGTACTGCCAGACTGATAAAAGGCCCATCTGTGTGGTCTGCAGGGAATCTAGAGCACACAG ACACCATGAGGTAGCACCGGTGCCAGAAGTTGTGAATGACATGAAA ATGGAGTTAAAACTGAGGTTAATGGAGCTCAACTGGCAGAAGTCTCAGTGTGTAAAAGTTATAACGGCTGATGAGCGCACCAGAAGTGAAGTGCGG TTGAAGAAACAGAGACTCAAGGAGAAGATTGAGGCGGATGTTGGTGCTTTGGTGCAGTTCTTGCTGGATGAGAGAGACTCCCTGCTCGAGAGCCTGGATGCTGAGGAGGTGGCCACCATGGCCGTCATAGACGAGAACTTAAAGATCGTGGAGACGGAGGTGTCCGCTGTGGACAAAGCCATAGCTGACATCCACAGCCACATCAGTGGCAAATCTAGCTTTGAG AGTCTTGCTGAGACATTCAATGA AGTCATTCATTGCAAGCCTTTCACATCTCTCGATACCGTTAATTGTGCGACTGAATTCACAGACTTCTCAGGGCCCTTCCAGCTTATCATGTGGAAGAAGATGATGCACGTGCTGCATACCA TGCCTCAGAACCTCACCTTAGACCCAGACACAGCTCATCCAAACCTGCTTATCTCGGACTTTGACACAAAAGTGGAGGAGGGCCGTGTTCGTAACCAGGAACCAGACCTGCCAGCCCGCTTTAACCGGTTCTGCGGTGTCCTTGCCACAGCCCAGTATGCCAGTGGCCAGCACTACTGGGAGGTGGATGTGAGGGACAAAGGTGTGTGGTACCTGGGAGTCACCACTGAGTGCAGCAACAGGAAGGGCTTTGTCAGCCTCACTCCCTCGGCAGGATACTGGAGCCTGTGCCTACAGGACCGGTTGTATGCCAACGGTGAGGATGGGCGGATCCCTGTCGCTGACTACTGGAACTCTCCTCGGGTCGGTGTGTACCTGGACTACGACAACGGGCGCCTTAGTTTCTATGATGCCGTCACAATGAAGAGACTGTACATGTTTGACACTTGCTTTGAAGAGCCCGTCTATCCTTTCTTTAGCCCAGGGAAGAATGATCCAGGCAGCAGGCTGCAGATATGCCACTATTACTGA